A window from Vigna angularis cultivar LongXiaoDou No.4 chromosome 7, ASM1680809v1, whole genome shotgun sequence encodes these proteins:
- the LOC108338501 gene encoding cysteine proteinase 15A, translated as MARYSLCALLLFAAVAAAAGANTDADDILIRQVVPEGEVEDHMLNAEHHFSNFKAKFGKTYATKEEHDHRFGVFKSNLRRARLHAQLDPSAVHGVTKFSDLTPAEFHRQFLGLKPLRLPSNAQKAPILPTNNLPKDFDWRDKGAVTNVKDQGACGSCWSFSTTGALEGAHFLATGELVSLSEQQLVDCDHVCDPEEYGACDSGCNGGLMNNAFEYILGAGGVQREKDYPYTGRDSSCKFDKSKIAASVANYSVISLDEEQIAANLVKNGPLAVAINAVYMQTYIGGVSCPYICGKHLDHGVLLVGYGEGAYAPIRFKEKPYWIIKNSWGESWGENGYYKICRGKNVCGVDSMVSTVGAIHTSSQ; from the exons ATGGCTCGCTACTCCCTCTGCGCTCTCCTCCTCTTCGCCGCCGTGGCCGCCGCCGCTGGCGCCAACACCGACGCTGATGACATCCTGATCCGTCAGGTGGTGCCGGAGGGCGAGGTGGAGGACCACATGCTGAACGCGGAGCACCACTTCTCGAACTTCAAGGCGAAGTTCGGGAAAACCTACGCGACGAAGGAAGAACACGATCATCGCTTCGGGGTATTCAAGTCAAACCTGCGCAGGGCGAGGCTTCACGCGCAACTCGACCCCTCCGCCGTCCACGGCGTCACCAAATTCTCCGATCTCACTCCGGCGGAGTTCCATCGCCAGTTCCTCGGTCTCAAACCGCTCCGCTTGCCGTCAAACGCGCAGAAGGCCCCCATCCTCCCCACCAACAATCTCCCAAAAGATTTCGATTGGAGAGACAAAGGAGCCGTCACTAACGTCAAGGACCAA GGTGCGTGTGGATCGTGTTGGTCTTTCAGTACCACGGGGGCATTGGAAGGAGCTCACTTTTTGGCTACTGGTGAGCTTGTGAGTCTTAGTGAGCAACAGCTTGTGGATTGCGACCACGTG TGTGATCCAGAAGAATATGGAGCGTGTGACTCAGGCTGTAATGGTGGCTTGATGAACAACGCATTTGAGTACATACTTGGGGCTGGGGGAGTACAGAGAGAAAAGGACTATCCATACACTGGAAGAGATAGCTCCTGCAAATTTGATAAAAGCAAAATTGCAGCTTCTGTAGCTAATTACAGTGTGATTTCCCTTGATGAAGAACAAATTGCTGCAAATCTTGTGAAGAATGGCCCTCTTGCAG TTGCTATCAATGCAGTATATATGCAGACATACATTGGTGGTGTCTCTTGTCCATACATCTGTGGGAAGCATTTGGATCATGGGGTTCTTTTAGTGGGTTATGGTGAAGGTGCATATGCTCCCATTCGTTTTAAGGAAAAGCCTTACTGGATCATTAAGAATTCGTGGGGGGAGAGCTGGGGAGAGAATGGATACTACAAGATCTGCAGAGGTAAAAATGTATGTGGAGTAGATTCCATGGTCTCAACAGTAGGTGCTATACATACATCCAGCCAGTAA